DNA sequence from the Synechococcus sp. UW179A genome:
GGGCAGATCAAGCATTACCGCAGAGACAGGCTGCAAATCTTGCGAATCCCCTGGCGACTAGGTGATCTGCATGCACGCGGGATGAAAGTGCAGGAGCGACGACTGCATGTGGGGCTGCCACAGCTCATCAATGAGGACCTCGCAAAACAACTCGGAGTCACCACGGAGCGCTGGCAAGAGGCCTGTATGGCACACCAGGATCGTCGGATCCAGTCACTGCATTATCGGCGCAGCAACAGCGATGGGTCTTCTGAACCAGTGGAGCGAATCGATTGTCTTCAAGATCACGGACGCCAGCAGGCTGATCCACAACGCGAATGGCTGATCCAAACGCTGGCGAACATGGAGCCGAACCATTGCCGTTGGCTCTGTGCCTTCTGGATCGATGGACTATCCCTCACGGAGATTGCACGACGCGAAAGCATCGACCGGCAGATCCTGCGTACAGCACTGCAAGGGATCTT
Encoded proteins:
- a CDS encoding RNA polymerase subunit sigma, with amino-acid sequence GQIKHYRRDRLQILRIPWRLGDLHARGMKVQERRLHVGLPQLINEDLAKQLGVTTERWQEACMAHQDRRIQSLHYRRSNSDGSSEPVERIDCLQDHGRQQADPQREWLIQTLANMEPNHCRWLCAFWIDGLSLTEIARRESIDRQILRTALQGIFNTLRAEAVRNFSSTNPEAKQ